The Phacochoerus africanus isolate WHEZ1 chromosome X, ROS_Pafr_v1, whole genome shotgun sequence genome has a segment encoding these proteins:
- the LOC125117975 gene encoding 60S acidic ribosomal protein P1-like, whose amino-acid sequence MASLSELACIYSALILHDHEVTVPEDKVLIKAAGVNAEPFWPGLFAKALANVNIGSLICNVGACGPAPAAGAAPAGGPAPAEEKKVEAKKEESEESDDDVGFYNTFNKKKS is encoded by the coding sequence ATGGCCTCCCTCTCGGAGCTCGCCTGCATCTACTCTGCCCTCATCCTGCATGACCATGAGGTGACGGTCCCCGAGGATAAGGTCCTCATTAAAGCAGCAGGTGTAAATGCTGAGCCATTCTGGCCAGGTTTGTTTGCGAAGGCTCTGGCCAATGTCAACATcgggagcctcatctgcaatgtGGGGGCTTGTGGACCTGCCCCAGCAGCTGGTGCTGCACCAGCAGGAGGTCCTGCCCCAGCTGAGGAGAAGAAAGTAGAAGCGAAGAAAGAAGAATCTGAGGAGTCTGATGATGATGTGGGCTTCTATAAcacattcaataaaaaaaaaagctga